Part of the Shewanella eurypsychrophilus genome is shown below.
AGCCCACTAATGAAACGGCCACGGCAGGCAGACCAAGAAAACGCCCTTCCATTGCTGCTGCAACCGTACCTGAATACAGGGTGTCATCGCCTAAATTGGCGCCAGCATTAATACCCGCAACAACCATATCAGGCTCATCGGGATAGAGTTCACGTATCGCAAGATGAACACTGTCTGTTGGTGTGCCACTTACAGCAACAAAACCATTACTTAACGTATTAATTCGTAAAGGGTTAGTCAAGGTTAAAGAGTTACTCGCGCCAGAGCAGTTACGATCTGGCCCCACAGTCATAACCTGGTAAGACTCAGATAGCGCATCCGATAACACCTTAATTCCTTCCGCGGTTACACCATCATCATTACTTACAAGGATCTTAATCATTACTAACCTACTCTTTGACTTATACTCTAATTGATTGACACAAACTTATGATCTTTGGGCTAAAACTAGTTTTGCTCTTGTTCACGCCTCTCTTGCTGCCGCTGGCGAAACTCGCGGTCTTTAACATCCTCATAATCGAACAATTCACGCAGCACAGATGTTGCAAAGCTTCCTGAGGGTAGCGCAAACTTTAACACGATGACATCTTCGCCTTCTTGTTGATAAGTAAGATGCTGTGGTTCAAGCAGCAAAGGACGACGTTCTTGATCAAGCCCTGCATGTTCTAGCCCATCACGATCAAGTTCAAACTCTGAAAGTGCTAAATTCTCAAAATCGGCAGCTTCACCTTGAGGTAATATGCTGCCTCTGCCCCACATAGGTGCAGAGAGTTGAATATCTTTTTCATCCAGACGCTTAAGCAGCTCTGCATCCCATTTTTCAGCGACAAAATAGCTGCGACTTCCAGCTAATAAAACACTGTCACCGTCCAACTTTGCTAGCCCATGTTTTGCTAATCTAGCAGAAGTGACGTAATTAAATAGATAAGAGCGGACAGCAGATAGGTACATACTGCGTTTCTTTCTATCTTTCACCTTACGACCAGTAAACATCTGTCTGCCAAAGATTAAATTCTTACCATCATGACCAAATCTTTGCTCACCAAAGTAGTTAGGTACTCCAGTCTCCTTGATGAGAGCTAACCGAGCCAATACATCATCCATATCGGTAAGATTTCGTAACGTGAGCGTAAATCGGTTACCCGCTAAGGCACCAATTCTTAGTTTTTTACCGTGACGATGACTAGATAATACCGTTAGCTCTTCATTGTTTAAACTGGACCATTCTGGCGTTTCTTTTCCCGGAATACGTACACCAAACCACTGCTCGGTAATGGCATTTTTATCTTTTTGGCCAGCATAAGTCACCTCTTTAGGATGAACATGAGCAAAACCAGACAATATCTTAGCGACATCAGCGGTGTTCAGCCCCTCTTTGCGGATATGCAGCAGATGATGCTCCCCCTCTCCAGTGGGGCCGAAGGGTAATATCTCCTGAACAATAAAGTCACTATTGTTTGTACGAAGATCAGCCTTTGAAGCTGGCTTACCGTGTAAATAATGAAGTTCTATCATGGTCTGTCTTA
Proteins encoded:
- the surE gene encoding 5'/3'-nucleotidase SurE, translating into MIKILVSNDDGVTAEGIKVLSDALSESYQVMTVGPDRNCSGASNSLTLTNPLRINTLSNGFVAVSGTPTDSVHLAIRELYPDEPDMVVAGINAGANLGDDTLYSGTVAAAMEGRFLGLPAVAVSLVGSKLQHYDTAAHFACKIIAGLLKKPIAQDQILNINVPDLPIDKIQGIKVTRLGARHRAAGMIKAHDPAGRDIYWLGPPGDEQDASAGTDFHAVTNGYISVTPLTVDLTAFERIKPLQEWIDNI
- the truD gene encoding tRNA pseudouridine(13) synthase TruD; amino-acid sequence: MIELHYLHGKPASKADLRTNNSDFIVQEILPFGPTGEGEHHLLHIRKEGLNTADVAKILSGFAHVHPKEVTYAGQKDKNAITEQWFGVRIPGKETPEWSSLNNEELTVLSSHRHGKKLRIGALAGNRFTLTLRNLTDMDDVLARLALIKETGVPNYFGEQRFGHDGKNLIFGRQMFTGRKVKDRKKRSMYLSAVRSYLFNYVTSARLAKHGLAKLDGDSVLLAGSRSYFVAEKWDAELLKRLDEKDIQLSAPMWGRGSILPQGEAADFENLALSEFELDRDGLEHAGLDQERRPLLLEPQHLTYQQEGEDVIVLKFALPSGSFATSVLRELFDYEDVKDREFRQRQQERREQEQN